From a single Nocardioides sp. dk884 genomic region:
- a CDS encoding methylated-DNA--[protein]-cysteine S-methyltransferase, protein MWTTIESPIGELRLVEQDGALCAIEFTPFREPGPAGPRADDVPVLRETARQLAAYFAGDLHDFDLPLAPHGTEFQQRVWAELRAIPWGRTASYGEIARRLGLVPGASRAVGLANGRNPIPIVVPCHRVIGANGTLTGYAGGLPRKQLLLDLERTDDAVLF, encoded by the coding sequence ATGTGGACCACCATCGAGAGCCCCATCGGCGAGCTGCGGCTCGTCGAGCAGGACGGCGCCCTGTGCGCCATCGAGTTCACGCCGTTCCGCGAGCCCGGCCCCGCCGGACCGCGCGCCGACGACGTCCCGGTGCTGCGCGAGACCGCCCGCCAGCTCGCGGCGTACTTCGCCGGCGACCTGCACGACTTCGACCTGCCCCTGGCGCCGCACGGCACCGAGTTCCAGCAGCGCGTGTGGGCCGAGCTGCGGGCGATCCCGTGGGGACGCACCGCGAGCTACGGCGAGATCGCGCGACGCCTCGGCCTGGTCCCCGGCGCCTCGCGCGCGGTCGGGCTGGCCAACGGGCGCAACCCGATCCCGATCGTCGTGCCGTGCCACCGGGTGATCGGCGCCAACGGCACCCTCACCGGGTACGCCGGGGGGCTGCCGCGCAAGCAGCTGCTCCTCGACCTGGAGCGGACCGATGACGCGGTGCTGTTCTGA
- a CDS encoding IclR family transcriptional regulator, translating into MDTSSGVGVLDKAALVLTALESGPATLAGLVGATGLARPTAHRLAVALEHHRLVARDMQGRFVLGPRLSELSAAAGEDRLLATAGPVLARLRDITGESAQLWRRQGEHRVCVAAAERPSGLRDTIPVGSQLTMRAGSAAQVLLAWEDPERMHRGLQNAAFSAAALSGIRRRGWAQSVGEREQGVASVSAPVRSPSGKIIAAVSVSGPLERLSRQPGRMHAPAVLAAAERLSESLRRAAAEG; encoded by the coding sequence ATGGACACTTCCAGCGGCGTGGGCGTGCTTGACAAGGCAGCCCTCGTGCTCACTGCCCTCGAGTCGGGACCCGCCACCCTCGCCGGCCTGGTGGGTGCCACCGGCCTGGCCCGCCCCACCGCCCACCGCCTCGCGGTGGCCCTCGAGCACCACCGCCTGGTGGCCCGCGACATGCAGGGCCGCTTCGTGCTGGGCCCGCGCCTGTCCGAGCTGTCCGCCGCCGCCGGCGAGGACCGCCTGTTGGCCACCGCCGGCCCGGTGCTGGCCCGGCTGCGCGACATCACCGGCGAGTCCGCCCAGCTGTGGCGCCGCCAGGGCGAGCACCGCGTCTGCGTCGCCGCCGCCGAGCGCCCCAGCGGTCTGCGCGACACCATCCCGGTCGGCTCGCAGCTCACCATGCGCGCCGGTTCGGCAGCCCAGGTGCTGCTGGCCTGGGAGGACCCCGAGCGCATGCACCGCGGCCTGCAGAACGCCGCGTTCTCCGCCGCCGCCCTCTCCGGCATCCGCCGGCGCGGCTGGGCGCAGTCGGTCGGCGAGCGCGAGCAGGGCGTCGCGTCGGTCTCGGCCCCGGTGCGCTCCCCCAGCGGCAAGATCATCGCCGCGGTGTCGGTCTCGGGCCCGCTCGAGCGGCTCTCGCGCCAGCCCGGGCGCATGCACGCCCCGGCCGTGCTCGCCGCCGCCGAGCGGCTCTCGGAGTCGCTGCGTCGCGCCGCCGCCGAGGGCTGA
- the leuC gene encoding 3-isopropylmalate dehydratase large subunit, producing the protein MGRTLAEKVWDEHVVRSAEGEPDLLFIDLHLIHEVTSPQAFDGLRLAGRTVRRPDLTLATEDHNVPTLNWDKPIADPVSRTQIETLRKNCAEFGIRLHPLGDIEQGIVHVVGPQLGLTQPGMTIVCGDSHTATHGAFGAIAHGIGTSEVEHVLATQTLSQAKPKTCSVTVNGSLAEGVTAKDLILYLITKVGTGAGMGYIVEYRGQAIRELSMEGRMTVCNMSIEWGAKAGMIAPDETTFAYLEGKPEAPQGAEWDAAVEHWKTYYTDEDAVFDKEIVIDASEVTPWVTWGTNPGQGAPLGGSVPVPAEFADPIERTAAENALEYMGLEPGTTLRDVAVDHVFIGSCTNGRLDDLRAAAEVLEGHRVADSVRMIVVPGSARVRLEAEAEGLDKIFLAAGAQWRGAGCSMCLGMNDDKLDGPVRTASTSNRNFEGRQGTGVRTHLVSVPVAAATAIRGTLSSPADLVSVTA; encoded by the coding sequence ATGGGTAGGACACTGGCGGAGAAGGTGTGGGACGAGCACGTCGTCCGATCGGCCGAGGGCGAGCCCGACCTGCTCTTCATCGACCTCCACCTCATCCACGAGGTCACTTCGCCGCAGGCGTTCGACGGACTCCGGCTGGCCGGTCGCACCGTCCGCCGTCCCGACCTCACGCTCGCGACCGAGGACCACAACGTCCCGACGCTGAACTGGGACAAGCCGATCGCCGACCCCGTCTCGCGCACCCAGATCGAGACGCTGCGCAAGAACTGCGCGGAGTTCGGCATCCGCCTGCACCCGCTCGGTGACATCGAGCAGGGCATCGTCCACGTCGTCGGCCCGCAGCTGGGGCTGACCCAGCCGGGCATGACGATCGTGTGCGGCGACTCCCACACCGCCACGCACGGCGCGTTCGGCGCGATCGCGCACGGCATCGGCACCTCCGAGGTCGAGCACGTGCTCGCCACCCAGACCCTGTCGCAGGCGAAGCCGAAGACCTGCTCGGTGACCGTCAACGGCAGCCTCGCCGAGGGCGTCACCGCCAAGGACCTGATCCTCTACCTGATCACCAAGGTCGGCACCGGCGCCGGCATGGGCTACATCGTGGAGTACCGCGGCCAGGCGATCCGCGAGCTCTCGATGGAGGGCCGCATGACCGTGTGCAACATGAGCATCGAGTGGGGCGCGAAGGCGGGCATGATCGCCCCCGACGAGACCACGTTCGCCTACCTCGAGGGCAAGCCCGAGGCGCCCCAGGGTGCGGAGTGGGACGCCGCGGTCGAGCACTGGAAGACCTACTACACCGACGAGGACGCGGTCTTCGACAAGGAGATCGTCATCGACGCCTCCGAGGTCACCCCGTGGGTCACCTGGGGCACCAACCCCGGCCAGGGCGCCCCGCTGGGCGGCAGTGTCCCGGTCCCGGCGGAGTTCGCCGACCCGATCGAGCGCACCGCCGCCGAGAACGCCCTGGAGTACATGGGCCTGGAGCCCGGCACCACCCTGCGCGACGTCGCCGTCGACCACGTCTTCATCGGCTCGTGCACCAACGGCCGCCTCGACGACCTGCGGGCCGCGGCGGAGGTGCTCGAGGGCCACCGCGTCGCCGACAGCGTGCGGATGATCGTCGTCCCCGGCTCGGCTCGGGTGCGCCTGGAGGCCGAGGCCGAGGGCCTGGACAAGATCTTCCTCGCCGCCGGCGCCCAGTGGCGCGGCGCGGGCTGCTCCATGTGCCTGGGCATGAACGACGACAAGCTCGACGGCCCGGTCCGCACGGCCTCGACGTCGAACCGCAACTTCGAGGGTCGCCAGGGCACGGGCGTGCGCACCCACCTGGTCTCGGTCCCGGTCGCTGCGGCGACCGCGATCCGCGGCACCCTCTCGTCCCCGGCCGACCTCGTGTCGGTCACGGCCTGA
- the leuD gene encoding 3-isopropylmalate dehydratase small subunit translates to MEKFISHTGVAAPLRRSDVDTDMIIPGDFLKRITRTGFEDGLFFGLFKDPDFVLNRDGFRGSSVLVAGPNFGTGSSREHAVWALQDYGFKVIISPRFGDIFRGNSGKSGLLTVQIEEAKVVELWDLLDAAPGTEVTIDLENREVRVGDGFRAPFQIDDYTRWRFMEGLDDIGITLSHEDDLIAYEATRPSWKARTIPA, encoded by the coding sequence ATGGAGAAGTTCATCAGCCACACCGGCGTGGCCGCTCCGCTGCGCCGCAGTGACGTCGACACCGACATGATCATCCCGGGAGACTTCCTCAAGCGGATCACCCGCACCGGCTTCGAGGACGGGCTGTTCTTCGGGCTGTTCAAGGACCCCGACTTCGTGCTCAACCGGGACGGGTTCCGCGGCTCCTCGGTGCTGGTCGCCGGGCCCAACTTCGGCACCGGCTCCTCGCGCGAGCACGCCGTGTGGGCGCTGCAGGACTACGGCTTCAAGGTGATCATCTCGCCGCGCTTCGGCGACATCTTCCGCGGCAACTCCGGCAAGTCGGGTCTGCTCACCGTGCAGATCGAGGAGGCGAAGGTCGTCGAGCTGTGGGACCTGCTCGACGCCGCCCCGGGCACCGAGGTCACCATCGACCTGGAGAACCGCGAGGTGCGCGTCGGCGACGGGTTCCGAGCACCGTTCCAGATCGACGACTACACCCGCTGGCGCTTCATGGAGGGCCTCGACGACATCGGCATCACGCTGAGCCACGAGGACGACCTGATCGCCTACGAGGCCACCCGGCCCAGCTGGAAGGCCCGCACCATCCCGGCCTGA
- a CDS encoding HU family DNA-binding protein has product MNKTQLIDVLAVHFEGNRRAAAYALDSVLDTITREVAKGEKVAITGFGSFEKRIREARWVRNPQTGDRLRTSTKEVPAFRPGADLKNIVSGAKLLPQLTVAAATAPMKVAVAVARKAAEGAGAPTRATPTKAASSTTTETKAPAKKAPAKKAPATKAPAAKSATNGTAKTSAAKSTAAKKASPAKKASTAKKASPAKKTSTAKKTSTAKKTSTAKKTSTAKKAASGS; this is encoded by the coding sequence GTGAACAAGACCCAGCTCATCGACGTGCTCGCCGTCCACTTCGAGGGCAACCGTCGCGCCGCGGCGTACGCCCTGGACTCGGTGCTCGACACCATCACCCGCGAGGTCGCCAAGGGCGAGAAGGTCGCGATCACCGGGTTCGGCTCCTTCGAGAAGCGGATCCGCGAGGCGCGCTGGGTGCGCAACCCGCAGACCGGCGACCGGCTGCGCACCTCGACCAAGGAGGTGCCGGCGTTCCGTCCCGGCGCCGACCTCAAGAACATCGTCTCCGGCGCCAAGCTGCTCCCGCAGCTCACCGTGGCGGCCGCCACCGCCCCCATGAAGGTCGCGGTGGCCGTCGCCCGCAAGGCCGCCGAGGGCGCCGGCGCGCCGACGCGTGCGACCCCGACGAAGGCGGCCTCGAGCACGACGACGGAGACGAAGGCACCGGCCAAGAAGGCACCGGCCAAGAAGGCGCCGGCCACGAAGGCCCCCGCGGCGAAGTCGGCCACGAACGGCACCGCGAAGACGTCGGCGGCGAAGTCGACCGCCGCGAAGAAGGCCTCGCCCGCGAAGAAGGCCTCCACGGCCAAGAAGGCGTCGCCGGCGAAGAAGACCTCCACCGCGAAGAAGACCTCCACCGCCAAGAAGACGTCGACGGCCAAGAAGACGTCGACGGCGAAGAAGGCCGCGTCAGGCTCCTGA
- the cofC gene encoding 2-phospho-L-lactate guanylyltransferase — protein MSAPAPSPPAFCVVVPVKPPAFGKSRLVGLPDAVRRGLAAAFALDTIAACRAAQRVGAVLVATDDAAFALEVRAAGCVAVPDAVTGDLNSSLRQAALEATRRWPDLQPVALCADLPALRPADLDEALAVVEARADQSFFVADAAGSGTTLYTAPVEQFAPRFGVDSRAAHDELALEVRGELRSLRLDVDDLDDLTRALALGVGPRTRELAASLDLAP, from the coding sequence ATGTCCGCGCCCGCCCCGTCTCCGCCCGCCTTCTGCGTCGTCGTCCCGGTGAAGCCCCCCGCGTTCGGCAAGTCGCGCCTGGTCGGCCTGCCCGACGCCGTACGCCGCGGCCTGGCCGCCGCGTTCGCCCTGGACACGATCGCCGCCTGCCGCGCGGCGCAGCGCGTGGGCGCGGTGCTGGTCGCCACCGACGACGCGGCGTTCGCCCTGGAGGTGCGCGCCGCCGGCTGCGTCGCGGTGCCGGACGCCGTCACCGGCGACCTCAACTCCAGCCTGCGCCAGGCCGCACTGGAGGCGACGCGCCGCTGGCCGGACCTGCAACCCGTGGCGCTGTGCGCGGACCTGCCCGCGTTGCGACCTGCGGACCTCGACGAGGCGCTGGCGGTCGTCGAGGCCCGAGCGGACCAGTCGTTCTTCGTCGCCGACGCCGCGGGCAGCGGCACCACGCTCTACACCGCGCCGGTCGAGCAGTTCGCCCCGCGATTCGGCGTCGACTCCCGCGCCGCGCACGACGAGCTCGCGCTCGAGGTGCGCGGCGAGCTGAGGAGCCTGCGCCTCGACGTCGACGACCTCGACGACCTCACCCGGGCGCTCGCGCTCGGCGTCGGTCCGCGCACCCGGGAGCTCGCGGCGAGCCTCGACCTCGCCCCCTGA